The following are encoded in a window of Phycisphaerae bacterium genomic DNA:
- a CDS encoding NTP transferase domain-containing protein — MPSSRGLVAIVLAAGRSTRMKSDLPKVMHEICGQPMLAYVLDACRQAGIEQCYVVVGFGKESVIAAFGAEPGVSFVEQTEQKGTGHAVLMCEDSLAGFEGDCVVIAGDMPMIRAETLRTLVGSHRATGATASLATTVLQDPTSYGRILRDKDGSFAGIVEHRDCTPEQLEIREVNPSYYCFDATAMFDALSQVTPNNAKGEYYITDVLSILRSSGRTVRASTSVPAQDATGINSRADLAEVARLMQRRIQDAWMERGVTIVDPVNTWIDSRVAIGSETVIKPFCFLEGNARIGAGCTVGPFAYVANGAVVNDGARVGPGALSALDTVGGARPISNAPAKRTVQVVRRPPAQSSIVGGAS; from the coding sequence ATGCCATCGTCCCGCGGCCTGGTCGCGATCGTCCTCGCGGCGGGGCGGTCGACGCGGATGAAGTCCGACCTGCCGAAGGTCATGCATGAGATCTGCGGACAGCCGATGCTGGCGTACGTTCTGGATGCCTGCCGCCAGGCGGGGATTGAGCAGTGCTACGTCGTCGTGGGCTTTGGGAAGGAATCGGTCATTGCGGCGTTCGGCGCCGAGCCGGGCGTTTCCTTTGTCGAACAAACGGAGCAAAAAGGTACGGGCCACGCGGTGCTGATGTGCGAGGATTCCCTGGCGGGCTTCGAGGGCGACTGCGTTGTGATCGCCGGCGACATGCCGATGATCCGCGCGGAAACGCTGCGGACGCTGGTCGGCAGCCATCGCGCCACCGGCGCGACGGCCTCGCTGGCGACGACGGTGCTGCAGGATCCGACGAGTTACGGACGAATCCTCCGCGATAAGGACGGCTCCTTCGCCGGGATCGTCGAGCACCGGGATTGCACGCCGGAGCAGTTGGAAATTCGCGAAGTCAATCCCAGCTATTACTGTTTCGATGCGACGGCGATGTTTGACGCCCTTTCGCAGGTCACGCCGAACAACGCCAAGGGCGAATATTACATCACGGACGTCCTCTCGATCCTGCGCTCGTCGGGAAGAACGGTTCGGGCGAGTACGAGTGTGCCCGCGCAGGACGCGACGGGCATCAACTCGCGGGCCGATCTGGCCGAGGTCGCGCGGCTGATGCAGCGGCGCATCCAGGACGCGTGGATGGAGCGGGGCGTGACGATCGTCGATCCGGTGAATACGTGGATTGACAGCCGCGTTGCCATTGGGTCAGAGACGGTCATCAAGCCTTTTTGCTTTCTGGAAGGCAATGCCCGCATCGGCGCGGGATGCACGGTCGGACCTTTCGCGTACGTCGCGAACGGCGCGGTGGTGAACGATGGCGCGCGGGTGGGCCCGGGCGCGCTCTCGGCGCTGGACACGGTGGGGGGGGCGCGGCCTATTTCGAACGCGCCGGCCAAGCGAACGGTGCAGGTGGTCCGGCGGCCGCCCGCGCAGAGTTCCATTGTCGGAGGGGCGTCATGA
- a CDS encoding SpoVR family protein — MSLHHARPDLARYAREISAIARAAGLDFFETRFELVDFDTMQEIAAFGGFPQRYPHWRFGMEYERLRKQHVYGLGKIYEMVINNDPCYAYLVADNSTVDQKLVMAHVYAHCDFFKHNYWFSKTNRKMMDEMANHSTRIRRHVDRLGFEKVERFVDICYSLDNLIDPHAMFMQRTEADAAPTTMSAERQVEGKIVRLKSKPYMESWINPPEATRLQRKNLLAQHEKKKSVLPKQPLRDVLKFLVEHAPLEDWEADILSTIREEAYYYAPQGQTKIMNEGWATFWHSRLMTTKILADDEIITYADHHSGTVAMSPGQMNPYKIGVELFRDIEDRWNKGRFGKDYEECRSMEEQRKWDKKLGKGMEKVFEVRRIHNDVTFIDEFLTPEFVDRFRLYHYRFDPSTRRMVVVNRDFDKIKAQLLFMLTNHGQPYLYVLDGNYANRGELYLGHKHNGVDLDIKYASLALRNVQRIWRRPVHLQALINDEMVLFSHDGEQSQQQKIHSDMPTPAHAL, encoded by the coding sequence ATGAGTCTCCACCACGCCCGACCCGATCTGGCCCGCTACGCAAGGGAAATCTCGGCGATTGCCCGCGCCGCCGGCCTGGACTTTTTCGAGACGCGCTTCGAGCTGGTCGATTTCGACACGATGCAGGAGATCGCGGCGTTCGGGGGCTTCCCGCAGCGATATCCGCATTGGCGCTTCGGCATGGAATACGAGCGGCTCCGCAAGCAGCACGTGTACGGTCTGGGCAAGATCTACGAAATGGTCATCAATAATGACCCCTGCTACGCCTATCTCGTTGCGGACAACTCGACGGTCGATCAGAAGCTGGTGATGGCCCACGTCTATGCGCACTGCGACTTCTTCAAGCACAACTACTGGTTCAGCAAGACCAATCGCAAGATGATGGACGAAATGGCCAACCATAGCACGCGCATTCGTCGTCACGTCGATCGACTCGGCTTTGAGAAGGTCGAACGGTTTGTGGATATCTGCTACTCGCTGGATAACCTGATCGATCCCCACGCCATGTTCATGCAGCGGACCGAGGCCGACGCCGCCCCGACGACGATGTCGGCCGAGCGGCAGGTCGAGGGCAAGATCGTCCGCCTCAAGAGCAAGCCCTACATGGAATCCTGGATCAATCCGCCCGAGGCGACGAGGCTGCAGCGCAAAAACCTGCTCGCCCAGCATGAAAAGAAAAAGAGCGTTCTGCCCAAGCAGCCGCTGCGGGACGTGCTGAAGTTTCTCGTGGAACACGCCCCGCTCGAGGACTGGGAGGCCGACATCCTCTCCACCATCCGCGAAGAAGCCTACTACTACGCCCCGCAGGGCCAGACCAAGATCATGAACGAGGGCTGGGCGACCTTCTGGCACAGCCGTCTGATGACCACCAAAATCCTCGCCGACGACGAGATTATCACCTACGCCGACCATCACAGCGGCACGGTCGCCATGTCCCCCGGTCAGATGAACCCGTACAAGATCGGCGTGGAACTCTTCCGCGACATCGAGGATCGCTGGAACAAGGGGCGTTTCGGCAAGGACTACGAAGAATGCCGCTCGATGGAGGAGCAGCGCAAGTGGGACAAGAAGCTTGGCAAGGGGATGGAAAAGGTCTTTGAGGTCCGCCGCATCCACAACGACGTGACGTTCATTGACGAATTCCTGACCCCCGAATTCGTCGACCGCTTCCGCCTCTATCACTACCGCTTCGATCCCTCGACGCGGCGCATGGTCGTGGTCAACCGCGACTTCGACAAGATCAAGGCTCAGCTCCTCTTCATGCTCACCAACCACGGTCAGCCGTATCTCTACGTGCTCGACGGCAACTACGCCAATCGCGGCGAGTTGTACCTCGGCCACAAGCACAACGGCGTGGACCTGGACATCAAGTACGCATCGCTGGCGCTGCGAAACGTGCAGCGGATCTGGCGGCGGCCCGTGCACCTGCAAGCGCTGATCAACGACGAGATGGTTCTCTTCTCCCACGACGGCGAGCAGTCGCAGCAGCAGAAGATCCACTCCGACATGCCCACGCCGGCGCATGCGCTCTAA
- a CDS encoding DUF444 family protein: MYLKIDKDHQRFRQIVKGKIRDDLRKFLTRGELIGKEGKNLISIPVRGIEIPHFRYGDNNDGGVGAGDAQVGDPVDSGDGDQGPGGTSPGSHIMEVEVSLDELADILGEELKLPRIKPKGQHQITSEKDRYSGIRTTGPESLRHFKRTFRAALRRQIMAGTYDPDNPMILPVRSDRRYRSWKTVLKPQSNAVLIYMMDVSGSMGDEQKELVRLEAFWIDAWLRRNYEGIESRYIVHDVRAAEVNRQTFFHIREDGGTKISSAFKLCKSVIDTHYSPSEWNIYIFHFSDGDNSSESDSRECCKMLRDSLLPQINMFGYCQVASAYGSGNFINVIHEHLDDVGNVVTSRVNTKDDIYDSLKAFFSPGK; the protein is encoded by the coding sequence GTGTATCTGAAGATCGACAAAGACCACCAGAGGTTTCGCCAGATCGTCAAGGGCAAGATCCGCGACGACCTGCGCAAGTTCCTCACGCGCGGCGAGCTGATCGGCAAGGAAGGCAAGAACCTCATCAGCATCCCCGTCCGCGGCATCGAGATCCCGCACTTCCGCTACGGCGACAACAACGACGGCGGCGTCGGCGCGGGCGACGCGCAGGTCGGCGATCCCGTGGATTCCGGCGACGGTGACCAGGGCCCCGGCGGAACGTCCCCCGGCTCGCACATCATGGAGGTCGAGGTTTCGCTGGACGAACTGGCGGACATCCTGGGCGAAGAGCTCAAGCTCCCTCGAATCAAGCCCAAGGGCCAGCACCAAATCACCTCGGAGAAGGATCGCTACAGCGGCATCCGCACCACGGGACCCGAATCGCTCCGGCACTTCAAGCGGACCTTCCGCGCGGCGCTGCGCCGGCAGATCATGGCCGGCACCTACGACCCCGACAATCCGATGATCCTGCCGGTGCGGTCTGACCGGCGGTATCGCAGTTGGAAGACCGTGCTCAAACCGCAGTCCAACGCGGTGCTGATCTACATGATGGACGTATCCGGATCGATGGGCGACGAGCAGAAGGAACTGGTGCGGCTGGAGGCGTTCTGGATCGATGCCTGGCTGCGGCGGAATTATGAAGGCATCGAAAGCCGGTACATCGTCCACGACGTCCGCGCGGCGGAGGTGAATCGCCAGACTTTCTTCCATATCCGCGAGGATGGCGGTACCAAGATCTCCAGCGCGTTCAAGCTCTGCAAGAGCGTCATCGACACGCACTACAGCCCCTCGGAGTGGAACATTTACATCTTCCACTTCTCCGACGGCGACAATTCCAGCGAGAGCGACTCGCGGGAATGCTGCAAGATGCTGCGGGACTCGCTCCTGCCGCAGATCAACATGTTCGGCTACTGCCAGGTGGCCAGCGCCTACGGCAGCGGCAACTTCATCAATGTCATCCACGAACACCTGGACGACGTCGGCAACGTGGTGACCAGCCGGGTGAACACCAAGGACGACATCTACGACTCCCTCAAGGCCTTTTTCTCCCCAGGAAAGTAG